A segment of the Bdellovibrio bacteriovorus genome:
AAAGAACCTCGATCTGGAAGGCATTGAAGGCTCATGATCAAAGCCTTCCCTCCAAACAGTCAGTTCCATACGCAAGGTGGCGCAAAGGTCATAAAAGGACCGGCGCCAGACCCCCTTATGGATTTTGCTTTCTTTAGGGGGAGTTGGTGAGAGACCCCAAAGAGTACCCCACGCTTCTTTTAATCCACAACTTATGGACTCGCGGCAGTGATATTATGTCTATTTTTTCTGCCCTTAGTGATCGTGGCCTTAAATCCCGAACGGGTAAAGAGTGGAGCTACGGAGTCATTAAATCCATTGGTCAGAGAATTGAGTCGGGGGCGATAGTTCTTCAGTCGGGGAAGTTAGCGCTCTCCGAGAGCTTCCTAAAAGGAACTTCGTCGGCTTCAAAAGTACTAACAAAAAAGAGAAAGGGATGAATTATGAACCTCACGAATCTTATTTTTTGGAGTGCCAGTGTCATCACCGGGTTGGCTGGAGTTCACAACATAGATTCCATTCAGCGAGCCATTTGGAAGGTCCAAGCACGAATCGTCTACGAGTCGCGTACCGAGACATGGGGATCTCCAAAGTTTTTAAGGAATGACCAAGGTCCTCACAAGTTAAGTCAGAGGAGCGGTCAGGAAAGGAACTGACTTCAAAAGAGCTTTTATTTGTCCATACTTTAGCGGTCATAGACCTAGGCGCGATGTTTCAATTCTCGGATCAGAACCGAAGTTCGGTTGATATGATTGATGAGGCTTTGGTGATCTTGTTGAAATTCGAGATGTGAGCTTCATCTTTCTATATTAAGATTTTTCTATTCGCTAGGAGATTAGTAATGGCGCTAAAGAAGAATACCCTGGGGCAATTTCTGAAAGAAAAGAGAACTCTTTCCGGACTCTCTCAAGGTGAGGTCTCAAAAAAACTTGGTTATTCGACTCCGCAGTTTATTTCAAACTGGGCGCGAGGAGTTTCCTCGTCTCCCATTGATACTCTTAAGAAGATCGGCCAAATTTATCATGTGTCGGCAGACGAATTATTTGAACGAGTACTTGAAGGCACAATTGAGAGTGTAAGAGACGATATGGCGAAGAAATTTAAGAAGGGTTAGGGGGGGGCCGCCGAGGGCAGGTAGTCAATTTTTCTAGAAAAACCTCACCTCAATAGACCGAATCTAAACCATTCGACTGTCTACCCGTGACCCTAGTAAAACTACTAGGCTTCTCTCCGAATTATAGCCTGAGTTATCAGTATCAGAAACCTTAAGAGTGAACTCAGATCAAGTGAAGGGCTTTTGTGAACTCTTTACACGCCAATAGCATGCTTCTTGTTGCATAGTAAAAATACTAGTAGAAATACTTTTAAGCAATTGGAGGATGTTATGACTGATGAAACAAAAGATGGGTTAAAAGAAGCAGGAAAAGATGCCAGCTCAGCTACTATCGGGGCGGGAGTTGCTATTACTAGTTTGTCAGTAGCAGGAGTTCCAGGCCTCAGTGCTGCTGGAATCACTTCTGGCTTAGCTGTACTTGGCGGCTCGATGATCGGTGGAATTTTTGTTGTTGGAGCAATTGGATATGGCGGCTACAAATTATCACGCCTCATCATAAATAAATGTAGCGAATAGAGGCTTGCAATATGAATGAGTTCACTGGAGGAGATCTTCGCGCATTCAGGACTGAGCTTAGGCTATCAAGGGCGCAGCTCGCGGCACTATTGAATGTAAGTCCCACAACGGTCGAAAAATGGGAGCAGCGAGAAAGTGAGCCTATACGCTCTAAGTATCATACGCTGCTATCGTCACTGGGTGCAAAGGGCGTCGGTGTAGCTATAGGAGCTGGGATAGCCGGGGTTGTGGCTGCGCCGGCAGTCCTAGGGTTCGCGGCAGCGTTAGGGGCAACTGCTTTGGCAACTGGATCAGGAGCTTCTTTTTTGAAAGAGGATTCGGACACTCAATCTCTTAGGAACTTTCTGGTAAAGTTTGGGGGACTATCTGAAGAAGAAAAAAGAACGTTTATTGATGTTCTTCAAAAGATGATCTAGAGGGTTTGTATACTTTTAATCTCAATCCATCTTTTCAAGTTTGATTTCCCAATGAGCCAGATTGAATTATTTTGGAAAGATCATTTACCAGTGAAGGAAGATTTGCTCTAAGGTCACAAGATAGGTCAATAGTGGCCGCGATGAATGTGGCATCGGACCCATTTACTTGAAACTCCTTTCTTATGTGGACGTTGGATTTTGGATATAGCAATGCTACAGAAGGCGCCGCAACTCCTGAATGATGAATTTGTCTGTATGCTAGAACTTGGTAGGCATCCTGGTTGCTAATACCATAGTGATTTTTAGTGTCGTTGATGATTTTATATTTTGTGTCCAAAATGAATTCTGATCCTGATTTTGATTTAATGTGGATATCGGTAAAGGTGTCGAAGAGGCTTCGTGGTACCCATTCTCCATTTTCCAATAGGTCGCGCTCTGCTGAGAGATTATGAGAAGATTGCCAGCGGAGAATCTTCGATATGTAAAAATTGACAACTTAAGTCAGATAGATAGCAAGTTGGCGGACTTATCTAAGTTTCAACTGCTTTCGTTTAGTATGCCTAGTACTCTTGGAAGCGAACCGTGGTTTTTTGTTCATCCTGATTTGAAGTCTTTGCGAGATAGAATGGTGGAGCGTTTTGGAACGATTGAACATTTTGGCAAAAGCATGTCGATCAATGTTGGACTTCAAGTCCTTTACAAGAAGTTCTATCTAATCAGAGGTAGAATAGAAAAGAACAAAGTTATAGGTCAGAATTATGCCGGAATTCCGGTGAGCATTGAGAAGTCAATTTGTCGGCCTCTTGCAATAAATCGGAAGTTCTATCCCTTTAAAGTTATTGAGAAAGATAATTTTGTATTGTTCCCATATCAGCTCTCTTTGATTGATTCAAAAAAGAAGAGGTCATTGGCAAATTTGAAATGTGACGCAATCAAGTTCACAGCACTTAAAGAAACGTTTCCAAAAACATGGGAATACTTAAAGGAATCTAAAGAAGAGATTCAAGATAAGGTGGAAACTAAGACTGGAGTAAATTGGTACCACTACACCTATGAAAAAAATCATTGTTTGCAGAGCCTACCAAAGATGTTGATTCCATCAACGTGCTTGGATACAACAGCTACCGTTGATGCGCTTGGTGAATTTTATCAAGATAATGTGCGGGTAAATTCTATCATCATTGATGGCGCGGATGTTCGCCATTATAAAGCTCTAGCTGCGATCTTCAATTCGAGGATTTTTGACTGCCTTGCAAAAATCACGGCTGAATCTCTTGATAATGGTTATATTCAGTTGAATAAGCAATTCCTCTTACCAGTTCCTCTTCCCGTACAAAGACTATTGGATGAGGTAGAGGTAACGGATTCACTGGCTTCGGTTTATGATGAAATGCAAAGTGTCATTAGTGCTTATGTCAATGCTTCGGATAAAGAAACACGTGAAGCCTTAAAGATTGCTTTGAGTAGCGCCGAAGAGAACCTCAACAGTTTGGTAAACACTCGAGTCTACGAGTTGAACGATCAAGATGTTCAGGAACTGCAGCGATTTGGAAAACGTCTGCCTATCGGCTCTTATGTTGATCAAACTCTACGAGAAGTGGGAGAACTGGATTTCGTAGAAGAGGCAGAGGCTGTATAATTAACAGGGCGTGGGGGCATTATGAAAATGCTCCCATTCAGAAGAGAAAGAAATTTTTAGAGTATACTATTGGCGGTGGATTCTTTTTTATTACCACCAGACTTCTTAACTAGCTTATTAAACATCAACTCATCAAGACCAAAAAGTTCTTTATATTTGTTTGCCCACGCTAAATCGCCATCAATAGCTCTCTTTAGAGTGTTTAAGGTTCGAGCGTGAGGAATGTCTTCCACAATAATGCGTGCAAATCGGGGATTCTCCGCCGCGATATCGATAATTTTTTGAATATTTTTTGCTCCACTGACAAACTTTAAAACATCAAAAGCGAGCTGTGGATTCTTTGCGCACTCAAGCATATTATCTGCTGTTTGCAGAGCTGGGACAGACGCTAAAAAGCGAATTGCACGATTGTAGTCACTATTGGAAAGAGCATCGTCGAGCATCATTTGAGGTGTCATAATCTTATTCTCTTTTAAGAACAAATTATTGGGCAATCTGATTGCACGCGATATTGGAAAATTCAAGACCAAAGCCTATCTCCTCGGTACTGACCCGCAAATTTAAACGGTCATAGCAGTAATCTTCATTAGGTGATTATGCTCAACCAGTCATCTCCGTAGTTGGGGTTAGCTGCGTCAATATGTTGGTTTTTAGCTAGTTTTTGCAGATATACGAGGTTGGCCTGTAGAAATTACAAAAGGTTGATAGGCGACCTGATGATGATTTAAGGAGCTTTACAAACCAAATACTGAAGTAGCTTGTAGGCAAACTTACCACCAAAAGCTTCCACTTATTATTGAAATGCTGAAGTCCATTTTGTGCAATACTCAGGCTGCGGGCAGCCTCAGCCCTGGAGTTTAGAAAGGGCTTTCCGAAGACAACGCCAGCTCTAAAAAGAAGACTTGTGAGAAAGGTCTTAAAGAAGTTGGTGCTCACTCTGAAGGGCTTGGAGACGTTCTTCTGCGTGGATGAGAGCGGTGTTGAGAAGGCGGCTGGGCGACATGTCCCTGGGGCCTCAGTTAAAATATTGAGATTTGAAAGAAAAAAGGAATCGGAAAGTCAGATTTTGGGCGCGACAGAGCCGTCAGCGTTGACCCTGCGGGCAGCCGGATCTGATTGATTCCGTCGTTTGAATTTTTGCTTAATGATGGAAATGGATGGGGTAGCAGGACTCGGTCTTCCCAGGTTGGGCTCCTGCCCAACCTTCCAGAGCCGGGGCCGTTCGCTCAGCCGGCCATCGTGGCCGTCTGCCCCGAATCGAATGCTCCTAAGGTCGCATCCGACACGGGTCGCTCTCTCTATTCTCGTCCTGCAACCCCGGGGCAGACGTAGCTGTGCCCTAAGGGGAATTTTGCTGGCTTATTTTCTGTGATTTTTTAAGAAAAAATGGATGGGGTAGCAGGACTCGAACCTGCGAATGACAGAATCAAAATCTGTTGTCTTACCAACTTGACGATACCCCAGCAAGATGATGCGTTCGAAGGCCCAAATTACGGATATTGCGGCCCAAAATCAAGAAAAGACTTTATGCGTTGAAAGATAACGCACCATGGGCCGGAAAAAGAACCAGGAACCTTTTGAATGAAAAAGCCCGTCAGGGATCTGACGGGCTAAGAATTCCAGGGGGTTTACTTGAAGCCGCCGTTGCTGGCTGCCTCCACATTAGGCAGCCAGGTGTGCGTGAGCAGGGAACTCGACCCCGGCCCCATGGCCCTAGGGTGAATCAAGTCAAACCTAGTAGTCGTCGTTGCCGTAGTCGCTCCCAGGAGCTTTTTGGCGTTTTAGACTGACCAGGGTTTCGCCCATGGATTTTAGTTCTTTTTCGTAGGCCTCAAATATGAGGTCTTCAATCATCGCCCGGGTCTCCTGATTCAGGGGGTGGGCGATATCGCGGAACTGACCGTCTTTGCGTTTTTTGCTGGGCATAGCCACGAACAAACCGCTGGTTCCTTGGATGACCTTCAGATCCCTCACGACAAAACAGTTGTCCAGAGTGATCGAGACGTAGGCCTTCAGCCGGTCCTCATTGACGGGGAAAACTTTCACCTCGGTGACTTTCATACAGTCCCTTTCTTGTTGCCGTTCTTGTTGCCATAACAGTTGCTCATTCTTAAAAGCCATTTGACCGGCCTTTTTGTCGCAATCTTGGAGCCAAACTATGGTCCGTATTTCTTCTCGGTGGGCCCAAGAAAAACTAAAGACCTAGGTCGAGGATTTTTTTATATTTTTACTGAGGTTCCGCGAACTGCCTCAATTTGAGGCAGGTGTTTACTTATATAGCGGCAAAATAAAAAAGCCCATCCGAAGATGGGCTTTGAAGCGCTGCTCTTTATTAAAATTTCTGAGTTTAGAATTACTCGATGTTGATGATCTGAATACGGGTGTTGCGGGCAATTCTAAGGGTGTTCTTGCCCTTTTTAAGAGCTTTTAAAACGTCCTTGGCGGTGTCGACGGGCTGTTTATTAACATCCAAAATCACATCGCCCACGCGCAAACCGCCCTTTGAAGCGTTGGAGTTTCTTTCCGTCTCGATCACCACGGGCTGCTTCATATCGTCCGGCAGGCCCCATTCCTTGCGAAGCTCGGTGGTTGGATCAATCACCGTGAAGCCCAGATCAAACGGAGCTTTCTGGCCCGCATAGGTTTTAGTCGCCGCACGAACCGCGCGTTTTTCTTCCACACGTTCTGCCGTCACCACATTCAGGGTCATTTCCTTGTTGTTGCGGATGATCTTGGTTTTAATCGGCTGACCGATAGGGGCGTCGGCCACGGCATCCATCAGATCCAAAGAGGTTCTGATTTTCTTGCCGTTAAACTCGGTCACGATGTCGTACATCTTCAAACCGGCTTTCAAAGCCGGGCTGCCCGGAGACACCTGCGTGATCACGGCCCCGCGAAGCTCGCCCAGTCCCAGGTACTCGGCCGCTTCCGGATCCAAGTCACCCAAAGCCGTACCCAGGAAACCTCGGGCAATGCGGCCCTTGGATTCAAGAATTGGCAAGATGGCTTTCACTTCATCAATCGGAATCGCAAAACCGATCCCCTGCGCGCGGGCATCAATCGCCGAGTTCACGCCGATCACCTGACCTTTGGTGTTCACCAGCGGACCACCCGAGTTCCCCGGATTGATGCTGGCATCGGTCTGAAGCAATGGAATTTTATTGATCTCTGTGATGTCGCGGCCTTTGGAAGAGATAATCCCTTTCGTCATGGAGTGACCGTGACCGAACGGATTCCCGAACGCCGCCACCCATTCGCCGACTTCAACATCTTTGGACGAGCCCAGCACCGCCACAGGCAGTTTGCCTTTCGGAGTGATCTTGATCAAAGCAATGTCCGTGCGTTCGTCGCTGCCGACAAGGGTCGCTTCAAACACGTCCGTGGATTTTTCGCTTAATTGAACGTTGATGATGTCGGCGCCGGCGATCACGTGGTTGTTCGTGATGATCAGGCCGTCTTCACGGATGATAAAGCCTGTGCCCAGACCCATTTGTTGCGGACGCTGTTGTTGTTGAGGTTGCTGCATGCGGAAACCATAAAGCTGTTCCAGCATATCCAGCATCGGATCACGCATGCGCGGAGAGTTCTTGGGCATCGCCGTGGTTGAGATATTCACAACCGCCGGGTTGATGGCCTTGGCCAGCTCAACAAACAAGTTGCCGGGCAGGGCGGCGCTCAGATTCATCTTCGGTGGATCTTTCGGGAGTTCCTTCGCGCCCGTTTGGGCTTGAGCGGTCATTGCGACAGACAGAATAAGAACCAACAGCGTCTTCATAGACAGTTTTCTCCTTACATAGACACAAATTTCATTTGCAGATCACTGATTAAGTTTTCCAAAAATTTGGCTTCATCGCCAGTCAGATTTCCTTTGGTCTTTTGTTGCAGGACCACCAAAAGGTCGATGTTAAAGCGAGCCATATTTTTATCTTTGCTCACTTCGCCGTTTTGAGGATTTGGAGCCAGACCCATAGCCATAATCGCCGAAGAGGCGACGGACATAATTAGGACTGAAAAGGAGGCTTCAATTTTTTCGTTCATAAGTATCCTCTCTGTGAATGTGAGTTCTCTGTTAATCCTGTCAAGTTAGATGGGGTAATAACCCATCAGTTTTTGCAAACGGACCTCAATGGCCGGGTGGGATTTCAGGAACAGATTTTTTTGTCTAAAACCTTCCGGGTTCACCATGAAAAGATGACTGGTGCAGGCCGGGATATCCAGCGGCTGGGTTTGAGCCAGGCCTTCCATGCGCCACAAAACTTCGCCCAGGCGGTTGCGACTTTCCAGAAGTTCAGAAGCCATCAGATCATTTTCAAAGAAGGACTTTTCCACCACCACAAGCTTGATGATCAACCAGCCAATCGGGGACAGCAGCGGCATAAAGAATCGCAGCTTGTACGGGATCAAGTTGTCCAAGAACTGTCCCAGGCCCACGACGGAATTGGCCAGTGTGCTGCTGACGCTAAAAGCAAACGTATCCAGACGGCGGATGTGGCAGATTTGATGGGCCACGACGGCTTCCAATTCCTCATCACTCAGTTTTTGCAATAGCCCTGCGGTGAAGCCCAAAGATCCGCGTTTCCAGGAATGACCCACGCAGAAGGCATTCACGGACGAGTGCGGGGTGATATAAACTGCCGGAGCGGGCATGGACAGTTGGGCGGACATCTTTTGAACCTTGTCGATCAGACCCCAGGAGTCCTGGCCTTTGATTCGTTGTGCGTTCAGTTTCGCCAGCACGCGGCTTTCGCCGTAAAAGAACACAAAGAAGTTCAAAAGAACCGCAAAGAAGAAACCAATCAACAACCCCAGACGTTCCCCAAACTGGTAACCAAGAACCAGCAGGGCCAGAGAGCTTGATAGAATGAATATCCAGACTTTTGTATTGTTGTTGATCATATAAAATTAGTCCCACTAAAGAGGGGTCTTGGCAAGCACAGGAACGGCGCATAGTTTTTCGTCGGGATTTCACTCTAAACTTGCGTAGTTTTTGGCTTAATTGTGAAATAGAGAGGTTCATCTACTCAGGAGGCAAGAACGTGAGTGAAGTCGATATCATGGCCCTGAATGCCGCGATCAAGCAAGAGAGCCAATTCATTGATAAAATGATGGCTGAAATCAACAAGGTTGTCGTAGGGCAAAAGGAAATGGTGGAGGGCATCATGATGGGCCTTCTGACCGGGGGCCACATCCTGCTGGAAGGTGTGCCGGGCTTGGCTAAGACGCTGACCATCGCGACCGTTTCGAAATCCAT
Coding sequences within it:
- a CDS encoding 5-methylcytosine restriction system specificity protein McrC, with the protein product MENGEWVPRSLFDTFTDIHIKSKSGSEFILDTKYKIINDTKNHYGISNQDAYQVLAYRQIHHSGVAAPSVALLYPKSNVHIRKEFQVNGSDATFIAATIDLSCDLRANLPSLVNDLSKIIQSGSLGNQT
- a CDS encoding helix-turn-helix domain-containing protein — encoded protein: MALKKNTLGQFLKEKRTLSGLSQGEVSKKLGYSTPQFISNWARGVSSSPIDTLKKIGQIYHVSADELFERVLEGTIESVRDDMAKKFKKG
- a CDS encoding trypsin-like peptidase domain-containing protein codes for the protein MKTLLVLILSVAMTAQAQTGAKELPKDPPKMNLSAALPGNLFVELAKAINPAVVNISTTAMPKNSPRMRDPMLDMLEQLYGFRMQQPQQQQRPQQMGLGTGFIIREDGLIITNNHVIAGADIINVQLSEKSTDVFEATLVGSDERTDIALIKITPKGKLPVAVLGSSKDVEVGEWVAAFGNPFGHGHSMTKGIISSKGRDITEINKIPLLQTDASINPGNSGGPLVNTKGQVIGVNSAIDARAQGIGFAIPIDEVKAILPILESKGRIARGFLGTALGDLDPEAAEYLGLGELRGAVITQVSPGSPALKAGLKMYDIVTEFNGKKIRTSLDLMDAVADAPIGQPIKTKIIRNNKEMTLNVVTAERVEEKRAVRAATKTYAGQKAPFDLGFTVIDPTTELRKEWGLPDDMKQPVVIETERNSNASKGGLRVGDVILDVNKQPVDTAKDVLKALKKGKNTLRIARNTRIQIINIE
- a CDS encoding helix-turn-helix domain-containing protein, with protein sequence MNEFTGGDLRAFRTELRLSRAQLAALLNVSPTTVEKWEQRESEPIRSKYHTLLSSLGAKGVGVAIGAGIAGVVAAPAVLGFAAALGATALATGSGASFLKEDSDTQSLRNFLVKFGGLSEEEKRTFIDVLQKMI
- the spoVG gene encoding septation regulator SpoVG encodes the protein MKVTEVKVFPVNEDRLKAYVSITLDNCFVVRDLKVIQGTSGLFVAMPSKKRKDGQFRDIAHPLNQETRAMIEDLIFEAYEKELKSMGETLVSLKRQKAPGSDYGNDDY
- a CDS encoding DUF1844 domain-containing protein; the protein is MNEKIEASFSVLIMSVASSAIMAMGLAPNPQNGEVSKDKNMARFNIDLLVVLQQKTKGNLTGDEAKFLENLISDLQMKFVSM
- a CDS encoding M48 family metalloprotease, with protein sequence MINNNTKVWIFILSSSLALLVLGYQFGERLGLLIGFFFAVLLNFFVFFYGESRVLAKLNAQRIKGQDSWGLIDKVQKMSAQLSMPAPAVYITPHSSVNAFCVGHSWKRGSLGFTAGLLQKLSDEELEAVVAHQICHIRRLDTFAFSVSSTLANSVVGLGQFLDNLIPYKLRFFMPLLSPIGWLIIKLVVVEKSFFENDLMASELLESRNRLGEVLWRMEGLAQTQPLDIPACTSHLFMVNPEGFRQKNLFLKSHPAIEVRLQKLMGYYPI